In Torulaspora globosa chromosome 1, complete sequence, a genomic segment contains:
- the PRP46 gene encoding mRNA splicing protein PRP46 (ancestral locus Anc_8.672) encodes MGTHDEPSYLDEADEVYVRARWRNQFSNMANLPSHLQAKIDNRKGVLERYDQGTRENGHSLDSQAVVKLDKDLAGAGNRLIRQVYSGDRVEHSLLGRQERLISQRPSWHAPWALARVINGHVGWVRCIEVEPVDNEWFATGSDDTTVKVWDLASGRLKLTLSGHVMAVRDLAISERHPYLFSASEDKTVKCWDLEKNMAIRNYHGHLSGVHTVAVHPTLDLVVSAGRDSVIKLWDIRTRLPVMNLVGHKGPINKIRCLPVDPQVVSCSTDATIRAWDIAAAKCVKILTHHKRSVRDLALHPSEFSMVSACTDDIRSWKLPEGLLLTNFESANTGIINALSVNHDDVLFAGGDDGTLSFYDYKSGHKYQSVRTKQVPGSSESERGILCSSFDRTGLRLITGETDRSIKIWKQNPDATPETHPGIPWNPLLASQRF; translated from the coding sequence ATGGGCACTCACGATGAACCGAGCTATCTTGATGAAGCAGATGAGGTGTATGTTAGAGCAAGATGGCGTAACCAATTCTCGAATATGGCGAATCTACCGTCACATTTGCAAGCAAAAATAGACAACCGTAAAGGTGTGCTAGAAAGGTATGACCAAGGGACTCGGGAAAATGGGCACAGTCTTGATAGTCAAGCGGTTGTGAAGCTCGATAAGGATCTTGCTGGAGCTGGCAACAGGCTCATAAGACAAGTCTACAGCGGAGACCGCGTCGAACATTCGCTATTGGGCAGACAAGAACGATTAATATCGCAGAGGCCTTCCTGGCATGCGCCTTGGGCGCTTGCCAGGGTAATTAACGGACATGTTGGGTGGGTCAGATGCATTGAGGTGGAACCAGTGGACAACGAATGGTTCGCTACTGGTAGTGACGATACGACTGTGAAGGTTTGGGACTTGGCGTCTGGCAGACTGAAACTGACGCTTTCTGGCCACGTAATGGCGGTGAGAGATTTAGCCATCTCGGAGCGACATCCATACCTATTTTCGGCAAGCGAGGACAAGACGGTCAAATGTTGGGACTTGGAGAAAAATATGGCGATTAGAAACTACCATGGCCATCTTTCCGGTGTCCACACGGTTGCTGTGCATCCCACTTTAGATCTAGTCGTATCGGCGGGCCGAGACAGTGTGATCAAACTGTGGGATATCCGAACAAGGCTGCCCGTTATGAATCTGGTTGGCCATAAGGGCCCCATCAACAAGATTCGCTGTCTGCCGGTCGACCCACAGGTAGTGAGCTGCTCCACGGACGCCACCATTCGAGCATGGGATATTGCGGCCGCCAAGTGCGTCAAAATCCTAACTCACCACAAGCGATCCGTTAGAGACCTGGCGCTCCATCCGTCTGAATTCTCGATGGTCTCCGCCTGCACTGACGATATAAGGTCCTGGAAACTACCTGAAGGCCTTTTACTCACTAATTTCGAGTCTGCAAACACTGGCATTATCAACGCGCTAAGCGTCAACCACGATGATGTGCTATTCGCTGGCGGCGACGACGGCACCTTGTCGTTTTACGACTATAAATCAGGTCACAAGTATCAATCAGTAAGGACCAAACAGGTTCCAGGATCTTCGGAGAGTGAGCGCGGAATTTTGTGCAGTAGCTTTGACCGAACCGGTCTGCGATTAATCACAGGCGAGACGGACAGAAGCATAAAGATCTGGAAGCAGAACCCTGATGCTACTCCAGAGACACACCCAGGCATCCCATGGAACCCATTACTGGCCTCCCAGAGGTTTTAA
- the ESA1 gene encoding NuA4 histone acetyltransferase complex catalytic subunit ESA1 (ancestral locus Anc_8.673): protein MSPDEEKQPGLPRRIDSVEEIIIKCECYVKKDGEERLAEILSINSRRSPPKFYVHYVNFNKRLDEWITADRIDLEKDVIFPRPKTLDDDLNKQKKKKKKTPVPSQERNASSSETPESTDVMDLEDLNVQGIQDEELSREDEIKKLRTSGSMTQNSHEIARVRNINRIIMGKFQIEPWYFSPYPIELTDEDVVYIDDFTLQYFGSKKQYERYRQKCTLRHPPGNEIYRDDYVSFFEIDGRKQRTWCRNLCLLSKLFLDHKTLYYDVDPFLFYCMTRRDELGHHLVGYFSKEKESADGYNVACILTLPQYQRMGYGRLLIEFSYELSKLEGKVGSPEKPLSDLGLLSYRAYWADTLITILVDHGREITIDEISSMTSMTTTDILHTAKTLNILRYYKGQHIIFLNDDIMKRYNQLLSKPRRKINASKLIWKPPVFTASQLRFAW, encoded by the coding sequence ATGAGTCCAGATGAGGAAAAACAACCCGGCTTACCCCGAAGGATCGACAGTGTAGAGGAAATCATAATAAAATGCGAATGCTATGTGAAGAAAGATGGCGAAGAGCGGTTGGCAGAGATATTATCAATCAATTCGAGGCGATCCCCGCCCAAATTCTACGTTCATTACGTCAATTTTAATAAGCGACTGGATGAGTGGATAACGGCAGACCGTATCGATTTGGAGAAGGATGTCATATTTCCCAGGCCAAAAACTCTAGACGATGATCTCAAtaagcagaagaaaaagaagaagaagacacCCGTTCCTTCTCAGGAGCGCAATGCTTCAAGCTCTGAGACCCCTGAATCGACTGATGTGATGGACTTGGAGGATTTGAACGTTCAAGGGATACAGGATGAGGAGCTATCTCGTGAAGACGAGATTAAGAAATTAAGGACATCGGGTTCAATGACACAAAACTCTCACGAAATCGCAAGAGTCAGGAATATCAATCGCATTATTATGGGGAAATTTCAAATTGAACCATGGTACTTTTCGCCCTATCCGATCGAGTTGACCGACGAAGATGTCGTTTACATAGACGATTTCACCTTGCAATATTTTGGATCCAAGAAACAATACGAACGCTATAGACAAAAATGTACTCTTCGGCACCCTCCAGGGAATGAAATCTACAGGGACGATTACGTGTCATTTTTCGAGATTGATGGAAGAAAACAACGGACATGGTGCAGGAATCTGTGCTTATTGTCTAAGCTCTTCCTAGATCACAAGACTCTGTATTATGATGTGGATCCATTCCTGTTCTATTGCATGACCCGGCGGGATGAGCTGGGCCATCATTTGGTCGGATATTTTTCCAAGGAAAAAGAGTCTGCCGACGGATATAATGTGGCTTGTATTTTAACGTTACCTCAATATCAAAGGATGGGCTACGGTAGACTTTTAATCGAGTTTTCATATGAACTTTCCAAATTGGAGGGCAAAGTGGGATCGCCGGAGAAACCGCTATCTGATTTGGGCTTATTATCGTATAGAGCGTATTGGGCTGATACTCTGATAACCATTCTAGTGGATCATGGTCGGGAAATTACAATTGACGAAATAAGCTCAATGACCTCGATGACGACAACTGATATTCTACACACTGCCAAGACACTGAATATTTTGAGATATTACAAAGGTCAGCATATCATCTTTTTAAATGACGACATAATGAAGCGATACAACCAACTACTATCGAAACCAAGGAGAAAAATCAATGCCTCTAAACTAATATGGAAGCCACCCGTTTTTACAGCTTCACAGCTACGGTTCGCTTGGTAG
- the PUS7 gene encoding pseudouridine synthase PUS7 (ancestral locus Anc_8.671), protein MSKTAVDAKRSLEEESENFSEAKRARNEDSRKKLTGDGLRERDVGIVRFLSDEIPGFSGQIKQRYTDFLVHEINEQGEVIHLKDKGFKMPKKERASAEENKVQQEIESKRRLDFTVDPELRQQLVDLLGEEDVKKIEEVYRTAQKMETSRSFDEKNTRTSIHQLLREAFDNELESVTTEENTFKIARSGRHSRVNRQTLVERSKDANGVENWGYGPTKNFLHFTLYKENKDTMDAVNLLTKFLRVPSRVVRFAGTKDRRGVTCQRLSISHIGVDRLNALNKTLKGMVLGGFKFEDTSLNLGDLKGNEFVIVIRDAKLTGESQDTLEQIVERGCESLTEKGFVNYFGMQRFGTFSISTHTIGKELLSGHWETAVELILSDQDNVLPKSREARQIWAETKDPTQALKKMPRQCIAENAILHSLTMQKKSEDGFSSNAYYTAVMKIPRNLRTMYVHAYQSYVWNTVASKRIELYGLQVTEGDLVITEELPSLNNQDDDFDEDLRDAKFVRARPLTEEDVKSGNFSIADVVLPTPGFDVVYPANKALSDYYVEVMARDEMNPFDMKRKVRDFSLAGSYRHLVQKPTDLEYKIVKYSEDTQQLLNTDLEILNNQKGKENGQKFMKDKLDRFVPEKGGSKNAVILKFQLGVSAYATMALRELMKLESSRRGDMCDVKV, encoded by the coding sequence ATGTCGAAAACTGCTGTTGATGCTAAGCGATCGCTGGAGGAGGAATCTGAGAACTTCTCCGAAGCAAAAAGGGCCAGAAATGAAGATTCACGCAAAAAATTAACTGGTGACGGCTTGCGCGAGCGGGATGTTGGCATTGTAAGGTTTCTGAGCGATGAAATACCTGGGTTCAGTGGCCAAATTAAACAAAGATATACTGACTTTCTGGTACATGAGATAAACGAGCAGGGTGAAGTAATTCATCTAAAAGATAAGGGTTTCAAAATGCCTAAGAAGGAGCGTGCATCGGCGGAGGAAAACAAAGTTCAGCAGGAAATTGAATCGAAAAGACGGCTGGATTTTACCGTTGACCCTGAATTGAGGCAGCAGTTAGTTGATCTGTTGGGTGAAGAAGACgtgaagaagattgaggAAGTTTATCGTACAGCTCAAAAGATGGAAACGTCTAGATCGTTTGATGAGAAAAATACTAGAACTAGCATTCACCAGCTACTTCGTGAGGCGTTTGATAATGAACTGGAATCTGTGACCACGGAAGAGAACACCTTCAAAATTGCCAGAAGCGGCAGACACTCAAGAGTAAACAGACAGACCTTGGTTGAGCGAAGCAAAGATGCTAATGGTGTGGAAAATTGGGGCTACGGCCCAACTAAGaattttcttcatttcACGCTGTACAAGGAAAACAAAGACACCATGGATGCTGTCAATCTATTGACTAAGTTCTTGCGAGTTCCGTCGCGGGTGGTGAGGTTTGCCGGCACTAAAGATCGCAGAGGCGTGACTTGTCAAAGGCTCTCGATATCCCATATTGGCGTAGATAGATTGAATGCTTTGAACAAAACACTCAAGGGCATGGTATTGGGTGGCTTTAAATTCGAGGATACAAGCCTAAACCTCGGGGACCTAAAAGGAAACGAGTTTGTCATTGTTATAAGAGACGCCAAATTGACTGGAGAGTCTCAGGACACACTCGAACAAATAGTCGAAAGAGGTTGCGAATCTTTGACCGAAAAAGGATTTGTAAATTATTTTGGCATGCAAAGGTTCGGTACCTTCAGTATTTCTACGCATACTATTGGGAAAGAATTACTATCGGGCCATTGGGAAACTGCCGTTGAGTTAATTCTATCTGATCAGGACAACGTTCTGCCGAAATCGAGGGAGGCACGACAGATATGGGCTGAAACGAAAGATCCGACACAGGCGCTTAAAAAAATGCCAAGGCAATGTATCGCTGAGAACGCAATACTTCACTCTCTCACTatgcagaagaaatcagaGGATGGATTCTCTTCTAATGCTTATTATACAGCTGTCATGAAAATACCAAGAAATTTGAGAACGATGTATGTGCATGCCTATCAAAGTTATGTGTGGAACACTGTGGCAAGCAAGAGAATCGAGCTCTACGGTTTACAAGTCACAGAGGGAGACCTGGTCATCACTGAAGAGCTACCAAGCTTGAATAATCAGGATGACGATTTTGACGAGGATTTACGTGATGCTAAATTTGTCCGCGCAAGACCATTGACTGAAGAGGATGTTAAATCAGGAAATTTCAGCATAGCAGATGTAGTTCTGCCGACACCTGGTTTTGATGTTGTATACCCCGCCAATAAAGCGCTATCTGACTATTATGTTGAAGTCATGGCccgagatgagatgaatCCGTTTGATATGAAAAGGAAAGTTCGAGATTTCTCTCTTGCAGGTTCCTATAGACATTTAGTTCAAAAACCGACGGATTTGGAGTATAAAATTGTCAAGTATTCTGAGGATACCCAGCAGCTTCTCAACACAGATTTGGAGATTCTCAATAACcagaaaggaaaagaaaacgGTCAGAAGTTTATGAAAGATAAATTGGATAGATTTGTTCCAGAGAAAGGTGGCAGCAAAAATGCTGTtatcttgaaatttcagctcGGTGTTTCCGCATATGCCACCATGGCGTTGCGTGAACTCATGAAATTGGAGTCTTCCCGTAGGGGAGATATGTGCGATGTTAAAGTTTAG
- the RRD2 gene encoding peptidylprolyl isomerase RRD2 (ancestral locus Anc_8.674): MKEGIPEKRLLTNDDMQLWGASHTKKELLGFITGIAEAVKGLDNSQYNKPVTTNVSSLELLLQDIGELVSKHPVKERSTKSRFGKVEFRDFYDDVAQHCKGLIKNRFTFLNEEQVSQLSVYLTECWGDRTRIDYGSGHELNFLCVLYGLHKYGAFNLDTDAANLVLVAFVKYLDIMRMVETIYWLEPAGSHGVWGLDDYHFLPFLFGAFQLSTHRHLRPKSIHNKEVVEMFESKYLYFGCISFINSVKTTASLRWHSPMLDDISGVKTWSKVAEGMIKMYDAEVLSKRPIMQHFYFCEFLPCPEGVSPARYHNHGDDAGCCGHEYEQNTWGDCCGIKVPSAIAATRMEKRHDKPIPFD, encoded by the coding sequence ATGAAGGAAGGTATTCCAGAGAAAAGGTTGTTGACAAACGATGATATGCAACTATGGGGGGCATCCCATACCAAGAAAGAACTACTTGGATTCATAACCGGAATAGCTGAGGCTGTTAAAGGCCTCGACAACTCGCAATACAACAAGCCGGTAACGACCAACGTGAGTTCCTTAGAATTGCTACTACAGGATATAGGTGAGCTTGTCTCAAAGCACCCAGTCAAGGAACGTTCGACCAAGTCGAGGTTCGGTAAAGTGGAGTTCCGTGATTTCTATGACGATGTTGCTCAGCACTGCAAGGGTCTCATCAAAAATCGCTTTACGTTTCTCAACGAAGAGCAAGTCTCACAGCTTTCGGTGTATCTCACTGAGTGCTGGGGCGATAGGACCAGGATTGATTACGGATCCGGTCATGAGTTGAATTTCCTCTGTGTCCTATATGGTCTACATAAATATGGGGCCTTCAATCTCGATACGGATGCTGCCAATCTGGTACTGGTAGCCTTTGTGAAGTACTTAGATATCATGAGAATGGTGGAAACAATATATTGGTTAGAGCCTGCAGGTTCTCATGGGGTTTGGGGCCTTGATGACTACCACTTTCTGCCCTTTTTATTTGGAGCATTCCAGCTGTCTACCCATCGACATTTGAGACCCAAATCTATTCACAACAAGGAAGTTGTTGAAATGTTTGAGAGCAAATACTTATATTTTGGGTGTATCTCGTTCATCAATTCTGTCAAGACTACCGCTTCCTTGCGATGGCACTCGCCGATGCTTGACGATATAAGTGGTGTAAAGACGTGGTCTAAAGTGGCCGAAGGTATGATTAAAATGTACGATGCAGAGGTTCTGTCTAAGCGACCCATCATGCAGCATTTTTACTTTTGCGAGTTCCTGCCATGTCCTGAAGGAGTGTCACCGGCCAGATATCACAATCATGGTGATGATGCGGGCTGTTGCGGGCACGAGTACGAGCAAAACACATGGGGTGATTGCTGTGGGATTAAGGTGCCCAGTGCCATTGCCGCCACTCGCATGGAGAAGAGACATGACAAGCCAATACCATTTGACTAA
- the DGA1 gene encoding diacylglycerol O-acyltransferase (ancestral locus Anc_8.675) produces MVQCDSEQELRQRFRIDQVELAKPVSGSTTPDTSVPEDDERGKGKPGLLKALREELSSMAHRSDKSRGSEQAQLTEESIVPGYGLPRLDACCSIQTPMRRRFQTAVVAWHVSSFVFLAVLSIYAFSNPFLWLISIPYTIYFLLDRTPGNGGVIRRRSHWFRSLPVWNLYCEYFPIGLVKGTPLQPTYTRKKPSLDDKRSKRSIFNVKSWRLFKRCDNMEATGPRYIFGYHPHGIGALGAFGAFGTEACGWSEKFPGIDVSLMTLVTQFHIPLYREYLMALGISAVSRKNSLKVLEQNHSICIVVGGARESLMSSIGSVHLVLKRRKGFIRLALETGNVCLVPTFGFGETDCYNIFHTGEDSYSRKLQLWIKKNYGFTIPLFYARGLFNYDFGVLPFRKPITVVTGNPIYVKEKIPNPSPEQLDHYHRLYIEELKRLYYDNRQKYGYGDVEMEIAG; encoded by the coding sequence ATGGTACAGTGTGATTCGGAGCAGGAGCTCCGTCAGAGATTCAGAATCGATCAGGTGGAGTTGGCTAAGCCTGTGAGTGGAAGCACAACACCGGATACGTCGgttccagaagatgacgagAGGGGCAAAGGTAAGCCTGGTCTCCTCAAAGCTCTGCGTGAGGAGCTGTCGAGTATGGCACACCGTTCGGACAAGAGTAGGGGCTCAGAACAGGCGCAATTGACGGAGGAGTCGATTGTGCCGGGCTATGGGTTGCCTCGACTGGACGCATGTTGCTCGATACAAACTCCGATGAGACGGAGATTTCAAACTGCAGTGGTAGCGTGGCACGTTTCTTCGTTTGTGTTTCTGGCCGTGCTGTCGATTTATGCATTTTCGAACCCGTTTCTATGGCTTATCTCCATTCCCTACACAATTTACTTCCTGCTGGACAGAACGCCCGGGAATGGTGGAGTGATTCGCAGAAGATCGCACTGGTTCAGGTCTTTGCCTGTGTGGAACTTGTATTGCGAGTACTTTCCCATTGGGCTTGTGAAGGGCACTCCCTTGCAGCCGACGTACACCAGGAAGAAGCCGTCGCTGGATGATAAGAGGTCCAAGAGGTCTATTTTCAACGTCAAGTCCTGGAgactcttcaaaagatgcGACAATATGGAAGCCACCGGACCACGGTACATCTTTGGGTACCATCCACACGGTATAGGGGCACTGGGTGCCTTTGGTGCGTTTGGCACTGAGGCCTGCGGTTGGTCCGAAAAGTTTCCTGGTATCGACGTCTCTCTGATGACACTCGTCACGCAGTTCCACATCCCTCTATACAGAGAGTACCTGATGGCGCTTGGAATTAGTGCAGTTTCAAGGAAAAACTCCCTAAAGGTTCTCGAGCAGAACCACTCGATCTGCATCGTTGTAGGAGGAGCAAGAGAGTCACTCATGAGCTCGATTGGGTCTGTGCACCTGGTTCtaaagagaagaaaaggcttcATCAGGTTGGCTCTAGAAACAGGCAACGTCTGTTTGGTACCAACCTTCGGGTTTGGCGAAACCGATTGCTACAATATCTTCCATACAGGCGAAGACTCATACTCAAGAAAGTTGCAGCTGTGGATAAAAAAGAACTATGGCTTTACCATTCCGCTGTTTTACGCACGAGGACTATTCAACTACGATTTCGGGGTCCTGCCTTTCAGGAAGCCTATCACTGTCGTCACTGGCAACCCTATTTACGTGAAGGAGAAAATACCGAATCCCTCCCCGGAGCAACTGGACCATTATCATCGTCTGTACatcgaagaattgaaaAGACTGTACTACGACAACAGGCAGAAATATGGTTATGGCGATGTCGAGATGGAAATCGCTGGATGA